The proteins below come from a single Oncorhynchus keta strain PuntledgeMale-10-30-2019 chromosome 1, Oket_V2, whole genome shotgun sequence genomic window:
- the si:ch211-247n2.1 gene encoding calcium-activated potassium channel subunit beta-2 isoform X2 — MFLWTGSKGAQGSGGERRTIYQKVREYDVLDKRKTVTALKAGEDRAILLGLSMILFSVMMYFVLGITMVRSYSDSVWTEESSCAVLNSTIVAEINCTYSCGSECWKSSKYPCLQVFVSLNTSGKVVRLSHNEEAQDTNPKCFYVPKCRKDYNAMHTVIMNISERLKTQQQVLCYTDPGEQQDSALLTRIYGRVAVFHSLFWPTCTLIGGTIIIAMVKLTQYLSIMCEQVGRIKR; from the exons ATGTTTCTCTGGACAGGAAGTAAAGGAGCACAGGGATCAGGAGGTGAGAGAAG GACTATTTATCAGAAGGTTCGGGAGTATGACGTGCTAGACAAGAGGAAGACAGTGACAGCACTGAAGGCTGGGGAGGACAGAGCTATTCTCCTCGGACTCAGCATGATCCTTTTCTCTGTGATGATGTACTTTGTGCTGGGCATCACCATGGTGCGCTCCTACTCAGACAG TGTGTGGACGGAGGAATCCAGCTGCGCTGTACTCAACTCCACCATCGTGGCGGAGATTAACTGTACCTACAGCTGCGGCTCCGAGTGCTGGAAAAGCTCCAAGTACCCGTGCCTACAGGTGTTTGTCAGTCTCAACACATCTGGGAAGGTTGTCCGACTCTCCCACAACGAGGAGGCACAGGACACCAACCCAAAG TGCTTCTATGTGCCCAAATGTCGGAAGGACTACAACGCGATGCACACCGTAATCATGAACATCTCGGAGCGTCTGAAAACACAGCAGCAGGTGTTGTGTTACACGGACCCAGGTGAACAGCAGGACAGTGCTCTACTGACACGCATCTATGGCCGAGTGGCAGTGTTCCATTCACTCTTCTGGCCCACCTGCACCCTCATTGGTGGAACCATCATCATTGCCATGGTGAAGCTCACCCAGTACCTGTCTATCATGTGTGAACAGGTGGGCAGGATCAAAAGGTGA
- the si:ch211-247n2.1 gene encoding calcium-activated potassium channel subunit beta-2 isoform X1 encodes MKQDSYARRHQGRVGWSQQPCVTPSVSGGGHRVSSGRMFLWTGSKGAQGSGGERRTIYQKVREYDVLDKRKTVTALKAGEDRAILLGLSMILFSVMMYFVLGITMVRSYSDSVWTEESSCAVLNSTIVAEINCTYSCGSECWKSSKYPCLQVFVSLNTSGKVVRLSHNEEAQDTNPKCFYVPKCRKDYNAMHTVIMNISERLKTQQQVLCYTDPGEQQDSALLTRIYGRVAVFHSLFWPTCTLIGGTIIIAMVKLTQYLSIMCEQVGRIKR; translated from the exons GTGGTCTCAGCAACCCTGTGTGACGCCCTCTGTGAGTGGTGGCGGGCACAGAGTGTCCTCAGGGAGGATGTTTCTCTGGACAGGAAGTAAAGGAGCACAGGGATCAGGAGGTGAGAGAAG GACTATTTATCAGAAGGTTCGGGAGTATGACGTGCTAGACAAGAGGAAGACAGTGACAGCACTGAAGGCTGGGGAGGACAGAGCTATTCTCCTCGGACTCAGCATGATCCTTTTCTCTGTGATGATGTACTTTGTGCTGGGCATCACCATGGTGCGCTCCTACTCAGACAG TGTGTGGACGGAGGAATCCAGCTGCGCTGTACTCAACTCCACCATCGTGGCGGAGATTAACTGTACCTACAGCTGCGGCTCCGAGTGCTGGAAAAGCTCCAAGTACCCGTGCCTACAGGTGTTTGTCAGTCTCAACACATCTGGGAAGGTTGTCCGACTCTCCCACAACGAGGAGGCACAGGACACCAACCCAAAG TGCTTCTATGTGCCCAAATGTCGGAAGGACTACAACGCGATGCACACCGTAATCATGAACATCTCGGAGCGTCTGAAAACACAGCAGCAGGTGTTGTGTTACACGGACCCAGGTGAACAGCAGGACAGTGCTCTACTGACACGCATCTATGGCCGAGTGGCAGTGTTCCATTCACTCTTCTGGCCCACCTGCACCCTCATTGGTGGAACCATCATCATTGCCATGGTGAAGCTCACCCAGTACCTGTCTATCATGTGTGAACAGGTGGGCAGGATCAAAAGGTGA